A window from Termitidicoccus mucosus encodes these proteins:
- a CDS encoding N-6 DNA methylase produces MEKEPFTDLLGTYYMDMIISKGGQQCHGEFHTPQEICRLIGRMLADGDSLPESGPVTICEPACGSGAMILALAEQYGPANIRRLRVTAIDINRMACDMCFINTTLWGIPTHVIHGNSLNLKFEASWRNIH; encoded by the coding sequence ATGGAGAAGGAGCCTTTCACCGACTTGCTCGGGACCTACTACATGGATATGATTATTTCAAAAGGCGGGCAGCAGTGCCATGGGGAATTTCACACGCCTCAAGAAATCTGCCGGCTGATTGGCAGAATGCTGGCGGACGGCGACAGCCTGCCCGAATCCGGGCCGGTTACGATCTGCGAGCCCGCGTGCGGATCAGGCGCGATGATCCTCGCGCTGGCCGAGCAATATGGCCCCGCAAACATTCGCAGGTTGCGAGTCACCGCCATCGACATCAATCGCATGGCCTGTGACATGTGTTTCATCAACACCACCCTATGGGGCATCCCCACCCACGTGATTCACGGAAACTCCCTCAACCTCAAGTTTGAGGCGTCTTGGCGAAACATCCATTGA